In Lysinibacillus sp. FSL M8-0337, the following proteins share a genomic window:
- a CDS encoding S8 family peptidase, which yields MKKWMKRSIALVASASLMVPAASAYATAPEKTTKHTEVEKSLIASNKEQALKYVKNDKEWISKDTIIVKHTGLAKNAHKNIGSKVIRSIPSLGYDVIQLKKGISLEKAVSYYAKQDGVKSVSPSYVYHSFANEADPKKKDMYHLNLLQMDKALELAGNHEVKVAVIDSGVDFKHPDLKSQVLPPYNAAAPANTTYTGDHGTHVAGIIGAAKDNNIGGHGINPNAKLLPIDVFNGEEGANDFVIAQGILYAIEQGADVINMSLGGYGESPLMKDAVKQAIDKGITIVAAAGNESTDEYSFPASYEGVISVGSTNDINKLSSYSNYGPSVDVVAPGEEIYSTVHDEKKGSSFLKFSGTSMAAPVVAGVASLLKSKHPNLKPHEVEAILEMTANNLGEKGYDLTYGHGLINPVKALQFNVNNLPKEYSETTEERMKNAKVLAKNTLNSEKGEFKQPNEKKWYKVDLDANEYAQLTLKGANKYDYALELYFYPTDNKEEVDPIHVNDVRVGKQEGYLYKADQKGTLLVGVKDYNGSYNLNGESNYVFTAQTTKDLPIDSLEMDKKENIQQFPFSTKGKNYTLLSKDQQRDQDYFTFSVKEPTTLRFDLSGIPGVTASMELYLKEDLDAVPAENVNDEEMYEAYPIQTSYSADKGDGVNLIVDAIPGAEYVLNVSNQGSSAFSLDMFFSGGIENEETVSESIIPYTLKGEVVTLPEDEDGLPLNEGMPEGDVENGLLPLTQYQAKKDNQINDIFNMFMNPGAMGNPEDIALIMGQAVPFDIGQDKKAYFQTEFDEDYFLLKPKEDAVYGFQVKNGMNQIPTGTIFEYDEETNELLAVSSLSNDMGLLSLLLGSTSNANDAKAVALKKDKTYVVKVMNQGARSAEPYTLKTSKLAAIPSDYKSDNNTTINAQAVQPGTIYQDHIIYQDDIDYYYYKQRGQDEIMSLLVSSVPMTNEQLNQLPKELQNAFKFSGSIIEDTNGNMEIDPKELETEIQFGQGNNIIEQLLGIFGTTDVNTSFKAKKNHGYFIIINGMNLGQVSIHPYTLSMYKHNQVDEDKDSELINGIPTKPSKLTKKENKWVATQYLNAGVPFGDKDYFELNIDSKRDVFFSLQTEKALDGVIRIIDAKGKTVGTFDLYGADDPEVGTVELDKGTYYIEVSEVNGKASTQPYTLEVQ from the coding sequence TTGAAAAAATGGATGAAGAGATCAATTGCTTTAGTAGCGTCAGCTTCACTAATGGTACCTGCTGCTTCTGCCTATGCTACAGCACCAGAAAAAACAACAAAGCATACAGAAGTAGAGAAAAGTCTTATAGCTAGCAATAAGGAACAAGCATTAAAGTATGTCAAAAATGATAAGGAATGGATTAGTAAAGATACCATTATCGTCAAGCATACAGGTCTTGCTAAGAACGCACATAAAAACATTGGCTCAAAAGTAATACGATCTATTCCATCATTAGGATATGATGTAATCCAACTGAAAAAGGGAATTTCTTTAGAAAAAGCAGTTTCTTACTATGCAAAGCAAGACGGAGTTAAAAGTGTATCCCCAAGCTACGTGTATCATTCTTTTGCTAACGAAGCAGATCCAAAGAAAAAAGATATGTATCATCTAAACTTACTTCAAATGGATAAGGCACTAGAGTTAGCAGGTAATCATGAAGTAAAAGTAGCAGTTATTGATTCTGGTGTGGATTTTAAACACCCTGATTTAAAATCTCAAGTACTTCCACCGTATAATGCCGCAGCACCAGCCAATACCACTTATACTGGTGACCACGGAACACATGTAGCAGGCATTATTGGCGCAGCAAAAGATAATAATATTGGAGGACATGGCATTAATCCCAATGCTAAGCTTCTTCCAATTGATGTATTCAACGGAGAAGAAGGTGCCAACGATTTCGTCATTGCACAAGGTATTCTTTACGCCATTGAACAGGGCGCCGATGTTATTAACATGAGTCTTGGTGGTTATGGAGAATCTCCATTAATGAAAGACGCTGTTAAGCAAGCGATAGATAAAGGAATTACGATTGTAGCTGCAGCAGGAAATGAATCGACAGATGAATACTCTTTCCCTGCTTCTTACGAAGGTGTCATTAGCGTAGGTTCTACAAATGATATCAACAAACTATCAAGCTATTCAAACTATGGTCCATCGGTTGACGTGGTAGCACCAGGTGAGGAAATATACAGTACCGTTCACGATGAGAAAAAGGGATCGTCCTTTCTCAAATTTAGTGGTACATCAATGGCGGCTCCCGTTGTAGCAGGTGTTGCCTCCCTACTAAAATCAAAACATCCAAATTTAAAGCCTCATGAAGTAGAAGCTATTCTCGAAATGACCGCAAATAATCTAGGTGAGAAAGGCTATGACCTTACATATGGACATGGTCTTATCAACCCGGTGAAAGCATTACAGTTTAATGTCAATAATCTACCGAAAGAGTATTCAGAAACAACGGAAGAACGTATGAAAAACGCCAAAGTTCTTGCTAAGAATACATTGAATTCAGAAAAAGGTGAATTCAAACAACCAAACGAAAAAAAATGGTACAAGGTTGATTTAGATGCAAATGAATATGCTCAACTGACATTAAAAGGTGCAAACAAATACGATTATGCACTTGAATTGTATTTCTACCCTACAGATAACAAAGAGGAAGTCGACCCAATCCATGTCAATGATGTGCGTGTAGGAAAGCAAGAGGGCTACCTATACAAAGCAGATCAAAAAGGAACACTGCTTGTTGGGGTTAAAGATTATAATGGCAGCTATAACTTAAATGGTGAGTCGAACTACGTATTCACTGCTCAAACAACGAAGGATTTACCAATTGATTCATTAGAGATGGACAAAAAGGAGAACATTCAACAGTTCCCATTCAGTACAAAAGGGAAAAACTATACCCTTCTTTCTAAAGATCAGCAAAGGGACCAAGATTATTTCACATTTTCAGTTAAAGAACCAACAACACTGCGATTTGATTTGTCTGGTATTCCAGGTGTTACAGCCTCTATGGAACTTTATCTAAAGGAAGACTTAGATGCTGTACCAGCAGAAAACGTTAATGATGAGGAAATGTATGAGGCCTATCCAATTCAAACAAGCTATAGCGCAGATAAAGGCGACGGAGTAAATCTTATTGTTGACGCTATTCCTGGGGCAGAATATGTATTAAACGTATCCAATCAGGGCAGTAGCGCTTTTTCACTTGATATGTTCTTTAGCGGCGGCATTGAAAATGAAGAAACGGTAAGTGAATCCATCATCCCTTATACTTTAAAGGGTGAAGTCGTTACCCTTCCTGAAGATGAAGACGGGTTACCTTTAAATGAGGGAATGCCAGAAGGTGATGTAGAAAATGGGCTTTTACCTTTAACTCAATATCAAGCAAAAAAAGACAATCAAATCAATGATATATTCAATATGTTTATGAATCCTGGTGCTATGGGAAATCCAGAAGACATAGCTCTAATTATGGGGCAAGCGGTTCCTTTTGATATTGGTCAAGATAAAAAAGCTTACTTCCAAACAGAATTTGATGAAGATTACTTCTTATTGAAGCCTAAAGAAGATGCCGTATATGGGTTCCAAGTTAAAAATGGCATGAATCAAATTCCAACTGGAACTATTTTTGAATATGATGAGGAAACAAATGAATTATTAGCAGTTTCTTCATTAAGTAATGATATGGGGCTACTAAGTTTACTTCTTGGCTCAACTAGTAACGCCAATGATGCAAAAGCAGTTGCGTTGAAAAAGGACAAAACTTATGTTGTAAAGGTAATGAATCAAGGTGCTCGCTCGGCTGAACCATATACTCTTAAAACAAGTAAATTAGCAGCTATCCCGTCAGATTATAAAAGTGATAATAACACAACAATAAATGCTCAAGCGGTTCAACCTGGTACAATCTATCAAGATCATATCATTTATCAAGATGATATTGATTACTACTATTATAAACAACGAGGGCAAGATGAAATCATGAGCCTTCTTGTTTCTTCTGTGCCTATGACAAATGAACAGCTAAATCAATTACCTAAAGAGCTTCAAAATGCCTTTAAATTTTCTGGTTCTATAATTGAAGATACAAATGGCAACATGGAAATTGATCCAAAAGAATTGGAAACCGAAATTCAATTTGGACAAGGCAATAACATTATTGAACAATTACTCGGTATTTTTGGCACAACAGATGTTAATACCTCTTTTAAAGCGAAAAAGAATCATGGTTATTTTATTATTATTAACGGTATGAACCTTGGACAAGTATCCATTCATCCGTATACTTTAAGCATGTATAAACACAATCAGGTCGATGAAGATAAGGATTCCGAGTTAATCAATGGTATACCAACAAAGCCATCTAAGCTTACGAAAAAAGAGAACAAATGGGTTGCTACGCAATATTTAAATGCTGGTGTTCCGTTTGGCGATAAAGACTATTTTGAATTAAATATTGATAGCAAACGCGATGTATTCTTCTCTCTACAAACAGAAAAAGCACTGGATGGTGTTATACGTATTATTGATGCAAAAGGAAAAACAGTGGGAACATTTGATCTTTACGGAGCTGACGATCCTGAAGTAGGTACAGTGGAATTGGACAAAGGAACTTACTATATTGAAGTAAGTGAAGTAAACGGCAAAGCTAGCACTCAACCATATACACTTGAAGTACAATAG
- the pdxT gene encoding pyridoxal 5'-phosphate synthase glutaminase subunit PdxT produces MKRVGVLALQGAVREHVRMLEALGCQTVLVKHKEHLEGLDGLILPGGESTTMRKLLDRYELMGPIRSLAQKGVPMFGTCAGLILLAKEVVDHDPHLAVMDVVVARNSYGRQVDSFEVNLNIQAIGEAIPAVFIRAPHIVSVGEGVEVLAEHDGKIVLARDGHLLGCSFHPELTTDLRIVKYFVTTMV; encoded by the coding sequence ATGAAGAGAGTGGGTGTTTTAGCATTACAGGGTGCTGTTAGAGAGCATGTACGAATGTTAGAGGCACTTGGTTGTCAAACGGTTTTAGTCAAGCATAAGGAGCATTTAGAAGGGCTTGATGGACTCATATTACCAGGTGGAGAAAGTACAACGATGCGCAAATTACTTGATCGCTATGAACTAATGGGACCTATTCGCTCACTTGCGCAAAAAGGCGTACCAATGTTCGGCACGTGTGCTGGGTTGATATTATTGGCAAAAGAAGTGGTTGACCATGATCCACATTTAGCTGTAATGGATGTTGTCGTTGCTCGGAATTCATATGGACGTCAAGTAGACAGCTTTGAAGTGAATTTAAATATTCAAGCGATTGGCGAAGCAATACCAGCTGTCTTTATACGCGCACCGCATATTGTGTCAGTTGGGGAAGGTGTGGAAGTGCTAGCGGAGCATGACGGAAAAATTGTGCTAGCGCGAGATGGTCATTTACTGGGCTGTTCATTTCATCCTGAATTAACGACAGATTTGCGCATTGTCAAATATTTTGTGACGACTATGGTGTGA
- a CDS encoding metal-sensitive transcriptional regulator: MEDTVKNDACHTEETTSCRKSHHPERVKKDLTTRLNRVEGQIRGIKGMIEKDVYCDDIITQLSATQSALNSVAKILLEGHLKGCVVDRLSEGDEAVLDELVVTIQKLMKK; this comes from the coding sequence TTGGAGGACACAGTGAAAAATGATGCTTGTCATACAGAGGAAACTACGTCGTGTCGAAAAAGTCATCACCCTGAGCGCGTGAAAAAGGATTTAACGACTCGCTTAAATCGAGTAGAAGGTCAAATCCGAGGCATTAAGGGAATGATTGAAAAAGACGTTTACTGTGATGATATCATCACGCAACTGTCTGCCACACAATCCGCTTTGAATAGCGTAGCGAAAATTTTATTAGAAGGTCATTTAAAGGGCTGTGTCGTAGATCGCCTATCTGAAGGCGATGAAGCGGTTCTAGATGAGTTAGTCGTGACCATTCAAAAATTAATGAAAAAATAA
- the tadA gene encoding tRNA adenosine(34) deaminase TadA translates to MDIFEKDRIFMNQALEEAKKAALLGEVPIGAVLVYEGEIIARAHNLRETTQNATTHAELMVIQEACKKLGSWRLEQTTLYVTLEPCPMCAGAILQSRVPRVVYGARDIKAGCVDSLYHLLNDARFNHECDVTEGILAKECGQILTDFFRALRERKKAEKKARKMAESSEPQ, encoded by the coding sequence GTGGATATTTTTGAAAAAGACCGTATCTTTATGAACCAAGCTTTAGAAGAAGCAAAAAAAGCTGCTTTGCTTGGTGAGGTACCAATAGGGGCCGTTCTTGTATATGAAGGAGAAATTATTGCGCGCGCGCATAATCTACGTGAAACAACTCAAAATGCAACTACGCATGCCGAATTAATGGTAATTCAAGAAGCATGTAAAAAATTAGGTAGTTGGCGACTTGAACAAACAACACTTTATGTCACACTGGAACCTTGCCCTATGTGTGCAGGGGCCATTTTGCAGTCTCGAGTGCCGCGTGTTGTATACGGCGCACGGGATATAAAAGCTGGCTGTGTCGATTCACTCTATCATTTATTAAATGATGCGCGTTTCAACCATGAATGTGATGTAACGGAAGGTATTTTAGCTAAAGAATGCGGCCAAATTTTAACCGATTTTTTTAGAGCATTACGTGAACGAAAAAAAGCTGAAAAAAAAGCACGTAAAATGGCAGAATCTAGTGAGCCTCAATAA
- the pdxS gene encoding pyridoxal 5'-phosphate synthase lyase subunit PdxS has protein sequence MKQTGTELVKRGMAEMQKGGVIMDVINAEQAKIAEAAGAVAVMALERVPSDIRKAGGVARMADPRIVEEVMAAVTIPVMAKARIGHIVEARVLEAMGVDYIDESEVLTPADEEYHLLKSDYTVPFVCGCRDLGEAARRIGEGASMLRTKGEPGTGNIVEAVRHIRKVNAQVRKVVGMTEDELMTEAKLLGAPFELLREIKKLGRLPVVNFAAGGVATPADAALMMELGADGVFVGSGIFKSENPEKFARAIVEATTHYKDYKLIAEISKELGVPMKGIDIAQLSQSERMQERGW, from the coding sequence ATGAAGCAAACAGGAACAGAATTAGTAAAACGTGGGATGGCGGAAATGCAAAAAGGTGGCGTCATTATGGATGTCATTAATGCGGAGCAGGCGAAAATTGCTGAAGCAGCGGGTGCTGTGGCTGTGATGGCATTAGAGCGAGTGCCTTCAGATATACGAAAGGCAGGAGGAGTGGCACGCATGGCAGATCCTCGTATTGTAGAGGAAGTTATGGCGGCGGTCACAATTCCTGTTATGGCGAAAGCACGTATTGGTCATATCGTCGAAGCTCGCGTGTTAGAGGCAATGGGTGTTGATTATATTGATGAGAGTGAAGTGTTAACGCCAGCGGATGAGGAATATCATTTATTGAAGAGTGACTATACAGTGCCATTTGTATGCGGCTGTCGCGATTTAGGTGAAGCAGCTCGTCGTATCGGTGAAGGGGCATCTATGCTACGGACGAAAGGTGAGCCCGGTACAGGGAATATTGTAGAGGCTGTACGCCATATTCGTAAGGTCAATGCCCAAGTACGAAAAGTTGTCGGGATGACTGAAGATGAGTTAATGACTGAGGCAAAATTGCTGGGTGCTCCATTTGAATTATTACGAGAAATTAAAAAACTCGGTCGATTACCGGTTGTAAACTTTGCCGCAGGTGGTGTTGCGACACCAGCAGATGCAGCATTAATGATGGAGTTAGGTGCTGATGGAGTATTTGTTGGCTCTGGTATTTTTAAATCAGAAAATCCTGAGAAATTTGCACGTGCCATTGTGGAAGCAACGACGCATTATAAAGATTATAAATTGATTGCAGAAATTTCAAAAGAGCTAGGTGTGCCGATGAAAGGTATTGATATTGCACAGCTTAGTCAAAGTGAACGTATGCAAGAACGAGGCTGGTAA
- the serS gene encoding serine--tRNA ligase, with product MLDIKRVRDNFAEIKEMLLTRNEDLGNLDDFEALDTKRRELIAKAEELKAERNKVSEQISVMKRNKENADEVIVRMRQVGDEIKELDTQLNEVEDRFKDMMMRLPNVPHESVPVGTTEDDNVVEYTWGEVPTFDFDIKAHWDIATDLQIVDFERGAKVAGSRFLFYRGLGARLERALMSFMMDLHAEEHGYEEMLPPVIVNRDSLTGTGQLPKFEEDVFKLDDTDYFMIPTAEVPVTNFYRDEILPIEVLPQGFAAYSACFRSEAGSAGRDTRGLIRQHQFNKVELVRFVKPEESYEQLELLTGHAEKVLQLLGLPYRKLKMCTADLGFTAAKKYDLEVWIPAQNMYREISSCSNFEDFQARRANIRFRREPNAKPEYVHTLNGSGLAIGRTVAAILENYQQADGSVVIPEVLVPYMGGKKVIAPK from the coding sequence ATGTTAGATATTAAACGCGTCCGTGATAACTTCGCGGAAATTAAAGAAATGCTATTAACACGCAACGAAGATTTAGGAAACTTAGATGATTTTGAAGCTTTAGATACAAAACGTCGCGAATTAATCGCGAAAGCAGAAGAACTGAAAGCTGAACGAAATAAAGTATCTGAACAAATTTCTGTTATGAAACGTAATAAAGAAAATGCTGATGAAGTCATCGTACGTATGCGTCAAGTTGGCGATGAAATTAAAGAGTTAGATACACAACTCAATGAAGTAGAAGACCGTTTTAAAGATATGATGATGCGTTTACCAAACGTGCCACATGAATCTGTGCCAGTCGGTACTACGGAAGACGACAATGTAGTGGAATATACGTGGGGAGAAGTACCAACTTTTGATTTTGATATTAAAGCACACTGGGATATCGCAACAGATTTACAAATTGTAGATTTTGAACGTGGAGCAAAAGTAGCGGGCAGTCGTTTCTTATTCTATCGTGGTTTAGGTGCTCGTTTAGAACGTGCATTAATGAGCTTTATGATGGATTTACATGCAGAAGAACATGGTTATGAAGAAATGCTACCACCTGTTATCGTAAATCGAGATAGCTTAACGGGTACAGGTCAGCTTCCTAAGTTTGAAGAAGATGTATTTAAACTAGATGATACAGATTACTTTATGATTCCAACAGCAGAAGTACCTGTGACGAATTTCTATCGTGATGAAATTCTACCTATTGAAGTTTTACCACAAGGCTTTGCAGCGTATAGCGCTTGCTTCCGCTCAGAAGCGGGCTCTGCCGGTCGCGATACACGTGGCTTAATTCGCCAGCACCAATTCAATAAAGTAGAATTAGTCCGTTTTGTGAAACCAGAGGAATCTTATGAACAGCTAGAATTATTAACAGGTCATGCTGAAAAAGTATTGCAATTATTAGGCTTACCTTATCGTAAATTAAAAATGTGTACAGCTGATTTAGGCTTCACTGCTGCCAAAAAATATGATTTAGAAGTATGGATTCCAGCGCAAAATATGTACCGTGAAATTTCTTCTTGCTCAAACTTTGAGGATTTCCAAGCGCGTCGTGCCAATATCCGCTTCCGCCGTGAGCCAAATGCTAAACCAGAATACGTCCACACATTAAACGGTTCAGGTCTTGCCATTGGTCGAACAGTGGCCGCCATCCTTGAAAACTATCAGCAAGCTGACGGAAGCGTAGTTATTCCAGAGGTATTAGTTCCTTATATGGGCGGCAAAAAAGTTATTGCACCGAAGTAA
- a CDS encoding cation diffusion facilitator family transporter, which produces MGHNHDHGHDHTHGANKKVLLLSFIIITSYMVVEAIGGFLTNSLALLSDAGHMLSDSISLAIALLAFMFGEKAASFSKTYGYKRFEILAAVLNGVTLILIALFIFYEAIERFANPPEVATTGMLIISVIGLLINIVVAWIMMRGGDTEDNLNMRGAFLHVLSDMLGSVGAIIAALVIMFFGWGWADPLASVIVALLVLRSGYFVTKSAIHVLMEGTPSNVDVQEIIQIIEQTEGVQSIHDLHIWTITSGTNALSCHAVVDDQLTIGESEHILREIEHNLEHKGIKHVTIQLETITNRHAESILCNLKSEPVHHDHH; this is translated from the coding sequence ATGGGGCATAATCACGATCACGGCCATGATCATACACATGGCGCGAATAAAAAAGTGCTTTTATTATCCTTTATCATTATCACGAGTTATATGGTGGTTGAAGCAATAGGTGGATTCTTAACAAATAGTTTGGCGCTTTTATCGGATGCTGGACATATGTTAAGTGATTCGATTTCTTTAGCCATTGCACTTCTTGCTTTTATGTTTGGAGAAAAAGCAGCTAGCTTTAGTAAAACATATGGTTATAAAAGGTTTGAAATATTAGCTGCTGTGTTAAATGGTGTGACATTAATTTTAATTGCGTTATTTATTTTCTATGAAGCCATTGAGCGTTTTGCAAATCCACCTGAAGTAGCAACAACAGGGATGCTGATTATTAGTGTAATTGGTTTGTTAATTAATATAGTAGTTGCTTGGATTATGATGCGTGGTGGAGATACGGAAGACAATTTAAACATGCGTGGTGCATTTTTACATGTTCTTAGTGATATGCTTGGCTCTGTCGGTGCCATCATTGCTGCCTTAGTCATTATGTTTTTCGGCTGGGGCTGGGCCGATCCTCTTGCCAGTGTTATTGTTGCATTATTAGTACTACGTAGTGGATATTTTGTGACAAAGTCTGCTATCCATGTTCTTATGGAAGGAACACCTTCAAATGTCGACGTACAGGAAATCATTCAAATAATAGAGCAAACGGAAGGTGTGCAAAGTATTCATGATCTTCATATTTGGACGATAACTAGCGGAACAAATGCATTATCCTGCCATGCAGTTGTCGATGACCAGCTAACCATTGGAGAAAGCGAGCATATTTTACGTGAAATTGAACATAATCTTGAACATAAGGGCATAAAGCACGTAACGATTCAATTGGAAACCATAACGAACCGCCATGCTGAATCAATTTTATGTAATCTAAAGAGTGAGCCAGTTCATCATGACCACCACTAA
- a CDS encoding metalloregulator ArsR/SmtB family transcription factor produces the protein MDEQVKQGEIESGNGQHLDEETLFVVSQTFKALSDPTRIRILNLLCSDEHSVNDIAEILDLSQSTVSHQLRFLKNLRLVKFRREGTSLYYSKDDDHIMNLLKQAIEHATHN, from the coding sequence ATGGATGAACAAGTTAAACAGGGCGAAATAGAAAGTGGTAATGGCCAGCATTTAGATGAGGAAACGCTATTTGTTGTTTCTCAAACGTTTAAAGCATTAAGTGATCCAACAAGAATACGGATTTTAAATTTATTATGTTCAGATGAGCACTCGGTTAACGACATTGCTGAAATATTAGACTTAAGTCAGTCAACAGTATCGCATCAATTACGATTTTTAAAAAATTTACGATTAGTAAAATTCAGGAGAGAAGGAACAAGCTTATATTATTCAAAAGATGATGACCACATTATGAATTTATTGAAGCAAGCAATTGAACACGCTACGCACAACTAA
- the copZ gene encoding copper chaperone CopZ encodes MQNVTLNVQGMSCGHCVNAVEKSVGALAGVEQVTVNLADGLVDVAFDDAQVSLAQIKETIDDQGYEVE; translated from the coding sequence ATGCAAAATGTAACATTAAACGTACAAGGAATGTCATGTGGACATTGTGTCAATGCAGTGGAAAAAAGTGTCGGCGCACTAGCTGGTGTAGAACAAGTAACAGTAAATTTAGCAGATGGTTTGGTAGATGTCGCATTTGACGATGCTCAAGTATCACTTGCGCAAATTAAAGAAACGATTGACGACCAAGGTTACGAGGTAGAATAA